One Chromobacterium paludis genomic window carries:
- the glnE gene encoding bifunctional [glutamate--ammonia ligase]-adenylyl-L-tyrosine phosphorylase/[glutamate--ammonia-ligase] adenylyltransferase, whose product MPANTSDAIARSSEFSQYLHRLLAARPQERARLETRLAQPFTLEEMQAFADWPALPSPEQQAPALRQLRQAVMARLISRDLNGLATLDEVMASISQLAEFAVRQALACATASLSQYGQPIGEDSGERQQLIVVGMGKLGGGELNVSSDIDLIFIYPEGGETDGARRISNHEYFTQVGKRLIALLNDLTPDGQVFRVDMRLRPYGDSGPLVMSLAALENYLLSQGREWERYAWIKAKVLTGDAEALNQLVRPFVYRKYLDYNAYGAMRELHAQIRREVARRDMADNIKLGPGGIREVEFIAQVFQLIRGGRDRTLQLRGTRATLDRLAALRLLEPAAVAELQASYAFLRNLEHRLQYLDDQQTQTLPAAPDTRQKIAASMGYSSWEAFLPALNEVRGKVSRRFEQVFILPTEDSPGHPLAELWLDVAEQAPEQKLAELGYADPAAVSRQLKGLAQSQRYLQMPLAGRKKLDALMPALIEVASRFPNADDTLARIIGLMEAISRRASYLALLTEYPQTLQRLASLYSASAWVSAYLSRHPILLDELLDVRVLYAAPDWPQLAGQLEALLAQADGDVEAKMDALRHFQHAQTFRLVAQDLAGMWTLEALSDELSRLADLVLDAAVRHAWRDIPSRHTDTPRFAVIGYGKLGGKELGYASDLDIIFLYDDPHPDAPDLYSRLARKLSTWLTSATAAGVLYDIDLRLRPNGASGLLVSSLSAFRQYQETQAWAWEHQALTRARFVAGDADIGAQFEAERHAILTLRRDPAKLREEVLAMRQRMLDSHPAQDGDVKNARGGIIDIEFIVQYLILAHAHHLPALTGNTGNIALLAVGAAAGLIDGELADATRDAYRLYRRLQHAARLNDRKMVEVDAALRAAYAQGRKLWQQVFEQALDFS is encoded by the coding sequence ATGCCAGCAAACACGAGTGATGCCATTGCCCGCAGCAGTGAGTTTTCCCAATATCTGCACCGCCTGCTGGCTGCCCGGCCGCAGGAGCGGGCGCGACTGGAAACCCGGCTGGCGCAGCCCTTCACCCTGGAGGAGATGCAGGCCTTCGCCGACTGGCCGGCCCTGCCCTCGCCCGAACAACAAGCGCCCGCGCTGCGGCAGCTGCGCCAAGCGGTGATGGCGCGGCTGATCAGCCGCGACTTGAACGGCCTGGCCACGCTGGACGAGGTGATGGCCAGCATCAGCCAACTGGCCGAGTTCGCCGTGCGCCAAGCCCTGGCCTGCGCCACCGCCTCGCTGAGCCAGTACGGCCAGCCCATAGGCGAAGACAGCGGCGAGCGGCAGCAGCTGATCGTCGTCGGCATGGGCAAGCTGGGCGGCGGCGAACTGAACGTCAGCTCCGACATCGACCTGATCTTCATCTACCCCGAGGGCGGCGAAACCGACGGCGCGCGCCGCATCAGCAACCATGAATATTTCACCCAGGTCGGCAAACGGCTGATCGCCCTGCTCAACGACCTCACGCCGGACGGCCAGGTATTCCGCGTGGACATGCGGCTGCGCCCCTATGGCGATTCCGGCCCGCTGGTGATGAGCCTGGCCGCGCTGGAAAATTACCTGCTGTCCCAGGGCCGCGAATGGGAGCGCTACGCCTGGATCAAGGCCAAGGTACTGACCGGCGACGCCGAGGCGCTGAACCAACTGGTGCGCCCCTTCGTCTACCGCAAATACCTCGACTACAACGCCTATGGCGCGATGCGCGAGCTGCATGCGCAAATCCGCCGCGAAGTGGCCCGCCGCGACATGGCGGACAATATCAAGCTCGGTCCCGGCGGCATCCGCGAGGTGGAATTCATCGCCCAGGTCTTCCAGCTGATACGCGGCGGCCGCGACCGCACCCTGCAGCTGCGCGGCACCCGCGCCACGCTGGACCGGCTGGCCGCGCTGCGCCTGCTGGAGCCGGCCGCCGTGGCGGAGCTGCAAGCGTCGTACGCCTTCCTGCGCAATCTGGAGCACCGCCTGCAATATCTGGACGACCAGCAGACGCAAACCCTGCCCGCCGCGCCGGACACGCGGCAGAAGATCGCCGCCAGCATGGGCTACTCTAGCTGGGAAGCCTTCCTGCCGGCGCTGAACGAGGTCAGAGGCAAGGTCAGCCGCCGCTTCGAACAGGTCTTCATCCTGCCCACGGAAGACAGTCCCGGCCACCCGCTGGCCGAACTGTGGCTGGACGTGGCCGAGCAGGCCCCGGAGCAGAAACTGGCCGAACTCGGCTATGCCGATCCGGCGGCCGTCTCGCGCCAGCTCAAGGGCCTGGCGCAGAGCCAGCGCTATCTGCAAATGCCGCTGGCCGGCCGCAAGAAGCTGGACGCGCTGATGCCGGCGCTGATCGAAGTGGCCTCGCGCTTTCCCAACGCCGACGACACGCTCGCGCGCATCATCGGCCTGATGGAGGCCATCAGCCGCCGCGCCTCCTACCTGGCGCTGCTGACCGAATACCCCCAAACGCTGCAACGGCTGGCCTCGCTGTATTCCGCCAGCGCCTGGGTATCGGCCTACCTCAGCCGCCACCCCATCCTGCTGGACGAGCTGCTGGACGTGCGCGTGCTGTACGCCGCGCCGGACTGGCCGCAGCTGGCCGGCCAGCTGGAGGCCTTGCTGGCGCAGGCCGACGGCGACGTGGAGGCCAAAATGGACGCCCTGCGCCACTTCCAGCACGCGCAAACCTTCCGTCTGGTGGCGCAGGACCTGGCCGGCATGTGGACGCTGGAAGCGCTGTCCGACGAGCTGTCGCGGCTGGCCGACCTGGTGCTGGACGCCGCGGTGCGCCACGCCTGGCGAGACATCCCCTCGCGCCACACCGATACGCCGCGCTTCGCCGTGATCGGCTACGGCAAGCTGGGCGGCAAGGAGCTGGGCTACGCCTCCGACCTCGACATCATCTTCCTGTACGACGACCCACACCCGGACGCGCCGGATCTTTACTCGCGCCTGGCGCGCAAACTGTCCACCTGGCTGACCAGCGCCACCGCCGCCGGCGTGCTGTACGACATCGACCTCAGGCTGCGCCCCAACGGCGCCAGCGGCCTCCTGGTCAGCTCGCTCTCCGCCTTCCGCCAGTATCAGGAAACCCAGGCCTGGGCCTGGGAGCACCAGGCGCTGACCCGGGCCCGATTCGTCGCCGGCGACGCCGACATCGGCGCGCAATTCGAAGCCGAGCGCCACGCCATCCTGACCCTGCGCCGCGATCCGGCCAAGCTGCGCGAGGAGGTGCTGGCCATGCGCCAGCGCATGCTGGACAGCCACCCGGCGCAGGACGGCGATGTCAAGAACGCGCGCGGCGGCATCATAGACATCGAATTCATCGTCCAGTATCTGATCCTGGCCCATGCTCACCACCTTCCCGCCTTGACCGGCAACACCGGCAATATCGCGCTGTTGGCCGTGGGCGCCGCAGCCGGCCTGATCGACGGCGAGCTGGCCGACGCCACCCGCGACGCCTATCGCCTGTATCGCCGGCTGCAGCACGCCGCGCGGCTCAATGACAGGAAAATGGTGGAGGTGGACGCAGCGTTGCGCGCGGCCTATGCGCAAGGAAGGAAACTCTGGCAACAGGTTTTCGAGCAAGCGCTCGATTTTTCCTGA
- a CDS encoding branched-chain amino acid transaminase has translation MSMADRDGYIWYDGKLVDWRDATTHVLTHTLHYGMGVFEGVRAYETADGPAIFRLEDHTARLFRSAKILGMNLPFTPEQINQAHLDVVKANGLKSCYFRPMAFYGSGKLGVAPMKNDVRVIVAAWPWGAYLGDEGLEKGIRVKTSSFTRHHVNITMCKAKANGNYMNSILANNEATADGYDEALLLDVDGFVAEGSGENIFIVRKGKLYTPDLTSALEGITRDTVVQIAQEMGLQIIEKRITRDEVYSADEAFFTGTAAEVTPIRELDRRPIGDGVRGPLTTEIQRRYFSIVKGQDAEHRHWLTYVK, from the coding sequence ATGTCGATGGCTGATCGAGACGGATATATCTGGTATGACGGCAAGCTGGTGGACTGGCGCGACGCCACCACCCACGTCCTCACCCACACCCTGCACTACGGCATGGGCGTGTTCGAGGGCGTGCGCGCCTATGAAACCGCCGACGGCCCTGCCATCTTCCGCCTTGAGGACCACACCGCGCGGCTGTTCCGCTCGGCCAAGATTCTGGGCATGAACCTGCCGTTCACGCCCGAGCAAATCAATCAGGCTCACCTGGACGTGGTGAAGGCCAACGGCCTGAAGTCCTGCTATTTCCGCCCGATGGCCTTCTACGGCTCCGGCAAGCTGGGCGTGGCGCCGATGAAGAACGACGTGCGCGTGATCGTGGCCGCCTGGCCCTGGGGCGCCTACCTGGGCGACGAAGGCCTGGAAAAAGGCATCCGCGTGAAGACCAGTTCCTTCACCCGCCACCACGTCAACATCACCATGTGCAAGGCCAAGGCCAACGGCAACTACATGAACTCCATCCTGGCCAATAACGAGGCCACGGCGGACGGCTACGACGAGGCCCTGCTGCTGGACGTGGACGGCTTCGTGGCCGAAGGTTCCGGTGAAAACATCTTCATCGTGCGCAAGGGCAAGCTATATACTCCGGACCTGACCAGCGCGCTGGAAGGCATCACCCGCGACACCGTGGTGCAGATCGCCCAGGAAATGGGCCTGCAGATCATCGAGAAGCGCATCACCCGCGACGAAGTGTACAGCGCGGACGAAGCCTTCTTCACCGGCACCGCCGCCGAAGTGACCCCGATCCGCGAACTGGACCGCCGCCCGATAGGCGACGGCGTCCGCGGTCCGCTCACCACGGAAATCCAGCGCCGCTACTTCAGCATCGTCAAGGGGCAGGACGCCGAACACCGGCACTGGCTCACTTACGTAAAATAA
- a CDS encoding zinc-finger domain-containing protein encodes MAELKENTARYIEVTQHDLPLHCPMPDMLAWNSHPRVYLPVHKTGEALCPYCGTHYKLIGPAGNHH; translated from the coding sequence ATGGCAGAACTGAAAGAAAACACCGCCCGCTATATCGAAGTCACCCAGCACGACCTGCCGCTGCACTGCCCGATGCCGGACATGCTGGCCTGGAACTCCCACCCCCGCGTCTACCTGCCGGTGCACAAGACCGGCGAGGCGCTCTGCCCGTATTGCGGCACCCATTACAAGCTGATCGGCCCGGCAGGCAATCATCACTAA
- the waaF gene encoding lipopolysaccharide heptosyltransferase II yields the protein MKKKILVIGPSWVGDSVMAQPLYRRLHQRHPELELHVFAPAWTLPLLARMPEVAQSHLNPFGHGALRLAERWKVARQLAKEDFDQVIVLPNSLKSALIPLFAGIPLRTGFLGESRYGLLNDARELDEQELPMMVERFCALAEDKRSALPRPIPNPQLSTDPATQRQVAQKLGLDLSRPAIAFCPGAEYGPAKRWPARHFAELARRFNDAGYSVWLFGSGKDKEIGDEIARLSSGCAANLCGATGLEEAIDLIGLTELAVCNDSGLMHVAAALDKPLVALYGSSSPDFTPPLSDRAAIVSLNLDCSPCFERSCPYGHTNCLEKMQPDMAWHAAQTLLPALAHSDQD from the coding sequence ATGAAAAAGAAAATCCTCGTCATCGGCCCGTCCTGGGTAGGCGACAGCGTGATGGCCCAGCCGCTGTACCGCCGCTTGCACCAGCGCCACCCTGAGCTGGAACTGCATGTGTTCGCCCCGGCCTGGACGCTGCCGCTGCTGGCCCGCATGCCGGAAGTGGCGCAATCGCACCTGAACCCGTTCGGCCACGGCGCGCTGCGCCTCGCCGAGCGCTGGAAAGTGGCGCGCCAGTTGGCCAAGGAAGACTTCGACCAAGTCATCGTGCTGCCCAATTCGCTGAAGTCCGCGCTGATCCCCCTGTTCGCCGGCATCCCGCTGCGCACCGGCTTTCTTGGCGAATCGCGCTACGGCCTGCTCAACGACGCGCGCGAACTGGACGAGCAGGAATTGCCGATGATGGTGGAGCGTTTTTGCGCGCTGGCCGAAGACAAACGGTCCGCGCTGCCGCGCCCCATCCCCAATCCGCAGCTGAGCACTGACCCAGCCACCCAACGCCAGGTCGCGCAAAAACTGGGCCTGGACCTGTCGCGCCCCGCCATCGCCTTCTGTCCCGGCGCCGAATACGGCCCGGCCAAACGCTGGCCCGCGCGCCACTTCGCCGAGCTGGCCCGCCGCTTCAACGATGCCGGCTATTCGGTCTGGCTGTTCGGCTCCGGCAAGGACAAGGAAATCGGCGACGAAATCGCCCGGCTGTCCAGCGGCTGCGCCGCCAACCTGTGCGGCGCCACTGGCCTGGAGGAAGCGATAGACCTGATCGGCCTGACGGAACTGGCCGTCTGCAACGACTCCGGCCTGATGCACGTCGCCGCCGCGCTGGACAAGCCCCTGGTGGCGCTATACGGCTCATCCAGCCCGGACTTCACGCCGCCGCTGTCCGACCGAGCCGCCATCGTGTCCTTGAACCTGGACTGCAGCCCCTGCTTCGAGCGCAGCTGCCCTTACGGCCATACCAATTGCCTGGAGAAAATGCAGCCGGACATGGCCTGGCATGCCGCCCAAACTCTCCTGCCCGCCCTCGCCCACTCCGACCAGGACTGA
- a CDS encoding TetR/AcrR family transcriptional regulator, producing the protein MALIRAAAVLFRDQGYERTTVRDLGSAVGMQSGSLFYHFRTKEEILVAVMALGITSTTEQLAAALAEAKTPRDKLAALFRVHLNSLLGDNQAALEVMLYEWRSVSETAKPGLVVLRDRYEALWQQVLEEAAAAGLVKPDTGLLRRTLLGSLHWTVQWYRRDGALGVDALAEHMLQLVLIEQI; encoded by the coding sequence ATGGCGCTGATCCGCGCCGCCGCCGTGCTGTTCCGCGACCAAGGCTATGAGCGCACCACGGTGCGCGACCTGGGCAGCGCCGTCGGCATGCAATCCGGCAGCCTGTTCTACCATTTCCGCACCAAGGAAGAGATTCTGGTCGCGGTGATGGCGCTGGGCATCACCAGCACCACCGAGCAACTGGCCGCCGCCCTGGCGGAAGCCAAGACGCCGCGCGACAAGCTGGCCGCGTTGTTCCGCGTCCATTTGAATTCGCTGCTGGGCGATAACCAGGCGGCATTGGAAGTGATGCTGTACGAGTGGCGCAGCGTGTCCGAAACCGCCAAGCCCGGCCTCGTGGTATTGCGCGACCGCTATGAAGCGCTATGGCAACAAGTGCTGGAAGAAGCCGCCGCCGCCGGCCTGGTGAAGCCCGACACGGGCCTGCTGCGCCGCACCCTGCTGGGCAGCCTGCACTGGACGGTACAGTGGTATCGCCGCGACGGCGCGCTTGGCGTGGACGCCCTGGCCGAGCACATGCTGCAGCTGGTGCTGATCGAGCAGATTTGA
- a CDS encoding helicase-related protein codes for MTEPIDALPAEIQLDDYLAEHQATIVTTEGSHAVSVHGELELDGHRIPYHLVPDEGFLGKSGKWRKLLPDDKLALVKERWNEAARLKLEAQLAACAREVFAVDGIEPLRALSAFMAKYERAKVRCTIALDRVAAARSRQTADKAAAKTRDAVNLSRYPESFATAYAMQRHFIAVLGPTNSGKTHAAMEHLQKAKSGVYLAPLRLLALENYTRLQEAGVAVSLITGEQRKLHPDATHVASTVEMLNPERQVEVAVIDEIQLLDDPDRGAAWTAAVCGVPAQMIYLVGAPEAREAIESLVARVGGTLEVRTLERKTALQMDKAPLLSLKNLKPGDVLIAFSRREVLNWRDKVIEQGLSVSAIYGNLSPEVRQAQAERFVSGETQVVVATDAIGMGLNTPARRIIFTTASKWDGYAEGIIAAPLAKQIAGRAGRFGKHETGYVAGFDGLTHKTIGALLRQKAEPLPNNGFFVAPSLKYLEAISQATGEVRLKALLGLFAKHINVHDEFFLPANLSDQMEKAEWLDALPLSLADRYTFSLCPISTKIPMLENALHDWAEQHARGKAAPLLRMMGTGGRNELQYLEDSCKLYAAYAWLGYRLPDTFPDGEMAQLLMQSTSERIDALLQVQNAQKRKTARGGEGGRRKPGAWRKR; via the coding sequence ATGACAGAACCCATCGACGCCCTGCCGGCTGAAATCCAGCTGGACGATTACCTGGCCGAACACCAGGCCACCATCGTCACCACCGAGGGCAGCCACGCGGTGTCGGTGCATGGCGAGCTGGAGCTGGACGGCCATCGCATTCCTTATCACTTGGTGCCGGACGAGGGCTTCCTCGGCAAGAGCGGCAAATGGCGCAAGCTGTTGCCGGACGATAAGCTTGCCCTGGTCAAGGAACGCTGGAACGAGGCCGCGCGGCTGAAGCTGGAGGCCCAGTTGGCCGCCTGCGCGCGCGAGGTGTTCGCGGTGGACGGCATCGAGCCGCTGCGCGCGCTGAGCGCCTTCATGGCCAAGTACGAGCGCGCCAAAGTGCGCTGCACCATCGCGCTGGACCGGGTGGCTGCCGCGCGCAGCCGGCAGACCGCCGACAAGGCCGCCGCCAAGACGCGCGACGCGGTCAACCTGTCGCGCTACCCGGAATCCTTCGCCACCGCTTACGCGATGCAGCGCCACTTCATCGCTGTATTGGGGCCGACCAACTCCGGCAAGACCCACGCCGCGATGGAACATCTGCAAAAAGCGAAGAGCGGCGTCTATCTGGCGCCGCTGCGCCTGCTGGCGCTGGAAAACTACACCCGGCTGCAGGAGGCCGGCGTGGCGGTCAGCCTGATCACCGGCGAACAGCGCAAGCTGCACCCGGACGCCACCCACGTCGCCAGCACGGTGGAAATGCTGAACCCGGAGCGGCAGGTGGAGGTGGCGGTCATCGACGAAATCCAGTTGCTGGACGATCCGGACCGCGGCGCGGCCTGGACCGCCGCCGTGTGCGGCGTGCCGGCGCAGATGATTTACCTGGTGGGCGCGCCGGAAGCGCGCGAGGCGATAGAATCGCTGGTGGCGCGCGTGGGCGGCACGCTGGAAGTGCGCACGCTGGAGCGCAAGACCGCGCTGCAGATGGATAAGGCGCCGCTGCTGTCCTTGAAGAATCTGAAGCCGGGCGATGTGCTGATCGCCTTTTCGCGGCGCGAGGTGCTGAACTGGCGCGACAAGGTGATCGAGCAGGGGCTGAGCGTGTCGGCCATCTACGGCAATCTGTCGCCGGAAGTGCGCCAGGCCCAGGCCGAGCGCTTCGTCTCCGGCGAAACCCAGGTGGTGGTGGCCACTGACGCCATCGGCATGGGGCTGAATACCCCGGCGCGCCGCATCATCTTCACCACGGCCAGCAAGTGGGACGGCTACGCCGAGGGCATCATCGCCGCGCCGCTGGCCAAGCAGATCGCCGGCCGGGCCGGGCGCTTCGGCAAACATGAAACCGGCTATGTGGCCGGTTTCGACGGACTCACCCACAAGACCATAGGCGCGCTGCTGCGGCAGAAGGCCGAGCCGCTGCCGAACAACGGCTTCTTCGTCGCGCCCAGCCTGAAGTATCTGGAAGCCATTTCCCAGGCGACGGGCGAGGTCAGGCTCAAGGCCTTGCTGGGCCTGTTCGCCAAGCACATCAATGTGCATGACGAATTCTTCCTGCCGGCCAATCTGTCCGACCAGATGGAAAAGGCCGAGTGGCTGGATGCTTTGCCCTTGAGCCTGGCCGACCGCTATACCTTCAGCCTGTGTCCGATTTCCACCAAGATCCCGATGCTGGAGAACGCGCTGCATGACTGGGCCGAACAGCATGCGCGCGGCAAGGCCGCGCCGCTGTTGCGGATGATGGGCACCGGCGGGCGCAATGAGCTGCAATATCTGGAAGACAGTTGCAAGCTGTATGCGGCTTACGCCTGGCTGGGCTACCGGCTGCCGGATACGTTCCCGGATGGCGAGATGGCGCAGTTGTTGATGCAAAGCACGTCGGAGCGCATCGACGCGCTGTTGCAAGTGCAGAACGCGCAAAAGCGCAAGACCGCGCGCGGCGGGGAGGGCGGCAGGCGCAAACCCGGCGCTTGGCGCAAGCGCTGA
- a CDS encoding acetyl-CoA C-acyltransferase, with the protein MQQQEIVIVGMARTAMGGFQGALSGLTASQLGAAAIRAAVERAGVAAGDVDEVIMGCVLPAGQGQAPARQAALGGGLPQATPCTTINKMCGSGMKAIMMAHDQLLAGNGSVLLAGGMESMSNAPYLVPKARGGLRLGHGEIKDHMFLDGLEDAYQKGTLMGVFAEQCAEKYGFSRQDQDEFAIASLLRAQQAIQGGQFKDEIAAVTVPGRGGDTVVDTDEQPLKANLDKIPTLKPAFKKDGTVTPANSSSISDGGAALVLMTAAEAAKRGLHPIARIVGHSSFAHEPGWFTTAPVGAMQKLFAKTGWTAEGVDLFEINEAFAVVTMAAMHDLKLPHDKVNVHGGACALGHPIGASGARIVISLLSALRQRGGKRGVASLCIGGGEATALAVELI; encoded by the coding sequence ATGCAACAACAAGAAATCGTGATCGTGGGCATGGCTCGCACCGCCATGGGCGGCTTCCAGGGCGCGTTGTCCGGCCTGACCGCCAGCCAGCTGGGCGCGGCCGCCATCCGCGCGGCGGTGGAGCGGGCCGGCGTAGCCGCCGGCGATGTGGACGAGGTGATCATGGGCTGCGTGCTGCCGGCAGGCCAGGGCCAGGCGCCTGCGCGCCAGGCGGCGCTGGGCGGCGGCTTGCCCCAGGCCACGCCGTGCACCACCATCAACAAGATGTGCGGCTCCGGCATGAAGGCCATCATGATGGCGCATGACCAGCTGCTGGCAGGCAACGGCAGCGTGCTGCTGGCAGGCGGCATGGAAAGCATGAGCAACGCGCCTTACCTGGTGCCGAAGGCGCGCGGCGGCCTGCGCCTGGGGCACGGCGAAATCAAGGATCACATGTTCCTGGACGGGCTGGAAGACGCCTATCAAAAGGGCACGCTGATGGGCGTGTTCGCAGAGCAGTGCGCCGAGAAATACGGCTTCAGCCGCCAGGACCAGGACGAATTCGCCATTGCCTCCCTGCTGCGCGCGCAGCAGGCGATCCAGGGCGGCCAGTTCAAGGATGAAATCGCGGCGGTGACGGTGCCGGGCCGTGGCGGCGACACCGTGGTGGACACCGACGAGCAGCCGCTGAAGGCCAACCTGGACAAGATTCCGACGCTCAAGCCGGCCTTCAAGAAGGACGGCACCGTGACGCCGGCCAACTCCAGCTCCATTTCCGACGGCGGCGCCGCCCTGGTGCTGATGACGGCGGCCGAGGCGGCCAAACGCGGGCTGCATCCCATCGCCCGCATCGTCGGCCACAGCAGTTTTGCCCACGAGCCGGGCTGGTTCACCACCGCGCCGGTGGGCGCGATGCAGAAACTGTTCGCCAAGACCGGCTGGACGGCGGAGGGCGTGGATCTGTTCGAAATCAACGAGGCTTTCGCCGTGGTGACGATGGCGGCCATGCACGACTTGAAGCTGCCGCACGACAAGGTGAACGTGCACGGCGGCGCCTGTGCGCTGGGCCACCCGATAGGCGCGTCCGGCGCCCGCATCGTGATCTCGCTGCTGTCGGCCTTGAGGCAGCGCGGCGGCAAGCGCGGCGTGGCCAGCCTGTGCATCGGCGGCGGCGAAGCCACCGCGCTGGCGGTGGAACTGATCTAA
- a CDS encoding MerR family transcriptional regulator, producing MGEQVFNITELAQEFDITTRAIRFYEDQGLLEPARAGQRRIYNRRDRVRLMLILRGKRIGLSLQEIRELFALYDAAHDDAPQLQEFIRILARKEQQLLAQMEDIKVVLTEIGQLRGQCEKSLGKRGNGHNQAKEL from the coding sequence ATGGGCGAACAGGTTTTCAATATCACCGAACTCGCGCAGGAGTTCGACATCACCACCCGCGCCATCCGCTTCTACGAGGACCAGGGCCTGCTGGAGCCGGCGCGGGCAGGGCAGCGCCGCATCTACAACCGGCGCGACCGGGTGCGGCTGATGCTGATTCTGCGCGGCAAGCGCATCGGCCTGTCCCTGCAGGAGATACGCGAGCTGTTCGCGCTGTACGACGCGGCGCACGATGACGCGCCGCAACTGCAGGAATTCATCCGCATCCTGGCGCGCAAGGAACAGCAGCTGTTGGCGCAGATGGAAGACATCAAGGTGGTGCTGACCGAAATCGGCCAGTTGCGCGGCCAGTGCGAAAAATCGCTGGGCAAGCGCGGCAACGGCCACAACCAAGCAAAGGAGCTGTGA
- a CDS encoding 3-hydroxybutyryl-CoA dehydrogenase: MSQKIGVVGAGTMGNGIAQVFAMKGFDVVLADVNDAALVKGMANINISLQRMAKKELIAEANIAGILAHIRSTTQLADLAGCDVVVEAATENAEIKEKIFRDLAAVVGEKCVLASNTSSISLTRIASWVSHPERVVGMHFMNPVPLMQLVEIIRALQTGDEAYQTVFHLTQALGKTPVTVKDGAGFVSNRILMPMINEAAFALFENLATAEDIDTVMKLGMNHPIGPLALADLIGLDTCLSIMDILHREFRDSKYRACPLLVQLVQAGHLGRKSGKGFYSYN, encoded by the coding sequence ATGAGCCAGAAAATCGGCGTGGTGGGCGCAGGCACCATGGGCAACGGCATCGCCCAGGTGTTCGCGATGAAGGGTTTCGACGTGGTCTTGGCCGACGTCAACGACGCGGCCCTGGTCAAGGGCATGGCCAATATCAACATCAGCCTGCAGCGCATGGCCAAGAAAGAACTGATCGCCGAGGCCAATATCGCCGGCATTCTCGCCCACATCCGCAGCACCACCCAGCTGGCCGACCTGGCCGGCTGCGACGTGGTGGTGGAAGCCGCCACCGAAAACGCCGAGATCAAGGAGAAAATCTTCCGCGACCTGGCCGCCGTCGTCGGCGAAAAGTGCGTGCTGGCCTCCAATACTTCGTCCATCTCCCTCACCCGCATCGCCAGCTGGGTCAGCCACCCCGAGCGCGTGGTGGGCATGCACTTCATGAACCCGGTGCCGCTGATGCAGCTGGTGGAAATCATCCGCGCGCTGCAAACCGGCGACGAAGCCTACCAGACCGTATTCCATCTGACCCAGGCCCTGGGCAAGACCCCGGTGACGGTCAAGGACGGCGCAGGCTTCGTCTCCAACCGCATCCTGATGCCGATGATCAACGAAGCCGCCTTCGCGCTGTTCGAAAACCTGGCCACCGCCGAAGACATCGATACCGTGATGAAGCTGGGGATGAACCACCCGATAGGCCCCCTGGCCCTGGCCGACCTGATCGGCCTGGACACCTGTCTGTCCATCATGGACATCCTGCATCGCGAATTCCGCGACAGTAAATACCGCGCCTGCCCGCTGCTGGTGCAGCTGGTGCAGGCAGGACACCTGGGCCGCAAGAGCGGCAAGGGTTTCTACAGCTACAACTGA